A region from the Acyrthosiphon pisum isolate AL4f chromosome A1, pea_aphid_22Mar2018_4r6ur, whole genome shotgun sequence genome encodes:
- the LOC103308934 gene encoding uncharacterized protein LOC103308934, with product MSDLLETQEVKPIIYADNQSAIRLVKNPEFHKRSKQIDVRYHYIRESIYRREVHVGVLVRVNPFLPSSQQQLVDLIKRTLFIQQADKRNVECTVASDLVESCLDKLKSINSFDKPIEDKLKLTSIAKAAVAANLDI from the exons ATGAGTGATCTTCTGGAAACACAGGAAGTTAAACCAATTATATATGCAGATAACCAGAGTGCTATACGCCTTGTTAAAAACCCAGAATTTCATAAAAGATCAAAGCAAATCGATGTAAGGTATCATTACATCAGGGAATCAATATACAGAAGGGAAGTTCATGTTGGAGTTC TTGTCAGAGTCAACCCATTTTTGCCGTCTAGTCAACAACAACTGGTAGACCTGATAAAGCGTACACTTTTTATTCAACAAGCTGATAAACGTAATGTTGAATGTACAGTTGCATCAGATCTAGTAGAATCAtgtttagataaattaaaatcaataaattcatttgATAAGCCAATCgaagataaattaaaactaacatCAATTGCAAAAGCTGCAGTGGCTGCCAACTTGGACATTTAG